The bacterium genome has a segment encoding these proteins:
- a CDS encoding ABC transporter ATP-binding protein: MQKDHVLEIKNLSVGFNVSRVFQLACENIDFELRPNKTLCLVGESGSGKSVTAQSILAQQKLAQFKYGSGEVFFKNKNILSLSDQDKSKIRGKHIGFIPQDPFEALNPVLKVGKQVEEAYLLHFPQNKLKAKERVISFFEKVGLSAPEKRYDAYPHELSGGMLQRVLIAHALICEPDVLIADEPTTALDVTIQAQILDLLKAMQKEHGMAILFITHDFGVVCEMADDVAVMYAGQMVEYADIQTIMKTPKHPYTQALIASVLNLENEHKGKKLPFISGTVPSLKDYPEHCRFYDRCKESTPECLSYDMQKILLNKNHWTRCMKAQQ, encoded by the coding sequence ATGCAAAAAGACCATGTTTTGGAGATTAAAAATTTAAGTGTAGGCTTCAATGTAAGCCGAGTGTTTCAACTTGCTTGTGAGAATATTGATTTTGAGTTGAGACCTAACAAAACATTATGTTTGGTGGGTGAGTCCGGTTCAGGTAAATCCGTAACTGCTCAAAGTATTCTTGCTCAGCAAAAATTGGCACAGTTTAAGTATGGATCAGGAGAAGTTTTTTTTAAAAATAAAAATATACTAAGCTTAAGTGATCAAGATAAATCTAAAATTAGGGGTAAACATATTGGCTTTATCCCTCAAGACCCCTTTGAGGCACTGAACCCTGTTCTTAAAGTAGGGAAACAAGTAGAAGAAGCGTATCTTTTGCATTTTCCACAAAATAAACTTAAGGCTAAAGAGCGTGTCATCAGTTTTTTTGAAAAAGTAGGTTTATCTGCACCTGAGAAACGTTACGATGCATACCCTCATGAGTTAAGTGGAGGTATGTTGCAAAGGGTGTTAATTGCTCATGCATTGATATGTGAGCCGGATGTGCTTATAGCAGATGAACCTACGACAGCCTTAGATGTTACCATCCAAGCGCAAATTTTAGATTTGTTAAAAGCAATGCAAAAAGAACATGGCATGGCCATATTGTTTATTACCCATGATTTTGGAGTTGTTTGTGAGATGGCTGATGATGTTGCTGTGATGTATGCTGGTCAAATGGTTGAGTATGCAGATATTCAAACCATAATGAAAACCCCTAAGCATCCTTATACCCAAGCGTTGATTGCTTCTGTATTAAACTTAGAGAATGAACATAAAGGCAAGAAACTTCCCTTTATTTCTGGTACAGTTCCTTCCTTAAAAGATTATCCAGAGCATTGCCGTTTTTATGATCGATGTAAAGAGAGTACACCAGAATGTTTAAGTTACGACATGCAGAAAATTTTACTGAATAAAAACCATTGGACTCGATGCATGAAGGCACAACAATGA
- a CDS encoding tetratricopeptide repeat protein, whose product MLNKQNRLHIIALMLTLAIGACAGKKRGDFSVKKHEKKPNTIAILQASLIDEVNEKFSGDIKKAQEHYAQEHKKDKTDDTVMLKQAILYLQAQKIDQAQKKLEQIDKLETKNDTAKRLLASLYLSKGNTDKSIKIYKELFDQKDTATIEDAMSLSHVYMLEKNYPEALYVLDSAQKQFKEKHIIYFYKARVYSEQQDYAKARTYFVKAKKYNPKYLPNIKALGYLEEYEGNYDQAYKHYEKVLKLDKDDDLMRLHLAELYLNKKQYKKSKKHFFKLYEKENKNATYLSKLSINHYYLDEYDQSKSYLNELLKHHPQYDVAYYYLGLLQEKTREYDQALISFSKVKEKNEYYVDANLVLAQILFDQDKKKKAEQHLQEVNKKHYSDRFIRALGRFYISEGKIEEAEEVLKKHLSKEGDNIQYLFSYAQVLEEQKKFNEMEKILYSVIEKNPDHARALNYLGYSMLERDRNIEDAFVYVQRAHRIAPDNAYIMDSLGWAYYKKGEYTQAMKYLKMAHGNRSDESIIKEHIADTYAKMEQKSKAKVWYKKILKMNPNAEDQKRIESKLAEL is encoded by the coding sequence ATGTTAAACAAACAAAACAGACTACATATAATTGCATTAATGCTAACCTTAGCAATAGGAGCCTGTGCAGGTAAAAAGCGGGGTGATTTTTCTGTAAAAAAACATGAAAAAAAACCAAATACAATAGCAATTCTACAAGCGAGTTTAATCGATGAAGTAAATGAAAAATTTTCTGGAGATATTAAAAAAGCGCAAGAACACTATGCCCAAGAGCATAAAAAAGATAAAACAGATGATACAGTGATGTTGAAACAGGCTATTTTATATCTTCAAGCACAAAAAATAGATCAAGCACAAAAAAAACTGGAACAAATAGATAAGCTTGAAACTAAAAATGATACTGCAAAAAGGTTACTGGCAAGCTTATATTTATCTAAAGGTAATACAGATAAATCTATAAAAATATACAAAGAACTTTTTGATCAGAAAGATACAGCAACCATTGAAGATGCCATGTCTCTGAGTCATGTTTATATGTTAGAAAAAAACTATCCAGAAGCTTTGTATGTTTTAGATAGTGCCCAGAAACAATTTAAAGAAAAACATATTATTTATTTTTACAAAGCACGGGTATACTCTGAGCAGCAAGATTATGCTAAGGCTAGAACATATTTTGTTAAAGCAAAGAAATATAATCCTAAGTATTTACCCAATATAAAAGCTTTGGGTTATTTGGAAGAGTATGAAGGCAATTATGATCAAGCCTACAAACATTATGAAAAAGTTTTAAAGCTAGATAAGGATGATGATTTGATGCGTTTGCATTTAGCTGAACTTTATTTGAATAAAAAACAATACAAAAAATCAAAAAAACATTTTTTCAAGCTCTATGAAAAAGAAAATAAAAATGCAACATACTTGAGTAAGTTGTCAATCAATCATTATTACTTAGATGAGTATGATCAAAGTAAATCTTACTTGAATGAATTGCTTAAGCACCACCCCCAGTATGATGTTGCTTATTATTATCTTGGTTTGCTACAAGAAAAAACCCGTGAATATGACCAAGCATTAATAAGTTTTTCAAAAGTAAAAGAAAAAAATGAATATTATGTTGATGCAAATTTGGTCTTGGCACAAATTTTATTTGATCAGGATAAAAAGAAAAAAGCAGAACAACATCTGCAAGAAGTAAATAAAAAACATTATAGTGACCGTTTTATTAGAGCATTAGGAAGGTTTTACATCAGTGAAGGTAAGATTGAAGAAGCTGAAGAAGTTTTAAAAAAGCATTTATCTAAAGAAGGCGATAACATACAGTATTTGTTCAGTTATGCTCAGGTTTTAGAAGAGCAAAAAAAATTCAATGAAATGGAAAAAATTTTATATTCAGTGATAGAAAAAAACCCAGATCATGCTAGAGCATTGAACTACCTTGGTTATTCTATGTTAGAAAGAGATAGAAACATTGAAGATGCTTTTGTTTATGTTCAAAGAGCACACCGTATAGCTCCTGATAATGCTTATATTATGGATAGTTTAGGTTGGGCGTATTATAAAAAAGGTGAATATACACAGGCAATGAAATATTTAAAAATGGCGCATGGTAATAGATCAGATGAGTCAATCATTAAAGAACATATTGCAGATACTTATGCCAAGATGGAGCAAAAATCTAAAGCTAAGGTATGGTATAAAAAAATACTTAAAATGAATCCAAATGCAGAAGATCAGAAAAGAATTGAAAGTAAATTGGCAGAGCTGTAG
- a CDS encoding RsmE family RNA methyltransferase, with product MDAQVFRLFFESLNENSSDLVLDKNQSHWLKRVLRKKDGDVFTALNGTGGVAQVKLCKDKCEVIAFKQELKKICTIEFYIAMLSLDKAKLIVEKLTEIGVSSIYFVKSKRSHKILDKKKHHEKLHVKAIESIKQCGNPYLPNIYFQDNLLSLLKNSQKAEKKVFLNENETKNSMFLPKLNSRQRVIISVGPEASWDVSEKELFLQHDFESVSLGPNVLRAETAAIVAAAQALTFCDFG from the coding sequence ATGGATGCACAGGTTTTTAGATTGTTTTTTGAAAGTTTGAATGAGAACAGCTCTGACTTGGTACTGGATAAAAACCAAAGTCATTGGCTCAAGCGAGTCTTAAGAAAAAAAGATGGTGATGTTTTTACGGCACTCAATGGCACGGGTGGTGTTGCACAAGTTAAGTTGTGTAAAGATAAATGCGAAGTCATTGCTTTTAAGCAAGAATTAAAAAAAATATGTACGATTGAATTTTATATTGCCATGCTGTCTTTAGATAAAGCAAAATTAATTGTAGAAAAATTAACAGAAATAGGTGTGTCGTCTATTTACTTTGTAAAAAGTAAAAGAAGTCATAAAATATTAGATAAAAAAAAGCACCATGAAAAACTGCATGTTAAGGCAATAGAGTCAATAAAACAGTGTGGGAACCCTTATTTGCCTAATATTTATTTTCAAGACAATTTATTAAGTTTATTAAAGAATTCTCAAAAAGCAGAAAAAAAAGTTTTCCTCAATGAAAATGAGACAAAGAACAGTATGTTCTTACCTAAATTGAATAGTAGGCAAAGAGTTATAATATCTGTTGGACCTGAAGCTTCCTGGGATGTATCTGAAAAAGAGCTGTTTCTGCAACATGATTTTGAGTCAGTATCTTTAGGGCCTAATGTTTTGAGGGCAGAGACAGCCGCAATTGTAGCGGCAGCGCAAGCTTTAACTTTTTGTGACTTTGGATGA
- a CDS encoding diguanylate cyclase has product MQKTVLNKSKKSPQRKADFDLQPCLLVLNGFDAGSMIHIDQQSMNMGSTKNNAIALRGQGIDELHARLDIVDKKNITISHYSKVYPTMINGQSIYQTSIKENDCIQIGELQLKFVYKSYDELSLNEFNFKKNMLDSYGVLKKDFFEQRFSKELDYAQKTGQSLSCVMLSVETESAQKDTKHHVELIKKSSRRYDILCRYQDNIFCILLKNTALDNALIFAHRLQNNFKQYGDAPIRINLGISSTQNDCIYDSASMLNNAFGFLQEACKRERVNIVSQRNI; this is encoded by the coding sequence ATGCAAAAAACAGTGTTAAATAAAAGTAAAAAATCACCTCAACGTAAGGCAGACTTTGATCTACAACCGTGCTTACTCGTATTGAATGGATTTGATGCTGGATCAATGATTCATATAGATCAACAATCCATGAATATGGGTTCAACAAAAAATAATGCTATTGCTTTACGTGGGCAAGGTATTGATGAGTTGCACGCACGTTTAGATATTGTGGATAAAAAAAACATTACAATCAGTCATTACTCTAAAGTTTATCCTACGATGATTAATGGTCAGAGTATTTATCAAACTAGCATTAAGGAAAATGACTGTATTCAAATTGGTGAGCTTCAACTAAAGTTTGTTTATAAAAGTTACGATGAACTTAGTTTAAATGAGTTTAATTTTAAGAAAAACATGTTGGACTCTTATGGGGTGTTGAAGAAAGATTTTTTTGAACAACGCTTTAGCAAAGAGTTGGACTATGCCCAAAAGACAGGACAAAGTTTGAGCTGTGTTATGTTAAGTGTTGAGACCGAATCAGCTCAAAAAGACACCAAACACCATGTAGAGTTAATAAAAAAAAGTTCAAGACGTTACGATATTTTGTGTCGTTATCAAGATAATATTTTCTGTATACTATTAAAAAATACAGCTTTGGATAATGCCTTAATCTTTGCGCATCGATTGCAAAATAATTTTAAACAGTACGGTGATGCTCCTATCCGTATTAATTTAGGGATCAGCAGCACTCAAAATGATTGTATATATGACTCGGCTTCAATGCTGAATAATGCTTTTGGTTTTTTACAAGAGGCTTGTAAGCGAGAGCGGGTGAATATTGTCAGTCAAAGAAACATATAG
- a CDS encoding anhydro-N-acetylmuramic acid kinase, giving the protein MSGTSMDGMDAVLFSYQSNEENSSPHLEIIASHQVPYSQAFRQRLLDCIDARNLEESCELSSYWAQLAIETIHDLLKKSKRRPHDVDVIASHGQTLLHHPSKLPHLNFGYTLQIGSPSFIAQHTGITCVGNFRQSDIAQGGQGAPLLPTGHAILFKPDSGYRSIHNLGGISNLTLLSNKGVIMAYDTGPANMWIDAACRHYSKNEYSYDPHGQLAQKGTVNPNMVKALLKHPYFKEKAPKSTGYETFGKHHLEAIFKKFNALSLEDALASVTDATAISIAQAYQKDIFPNFDPLHEIVFSGGGCYNFSLIKNIQRHLGKKVTLQSTQDYGCAPNLTEAVGFGVLAVEFLRGKPNIDQVVTGAQKNSIGGELAWGSDPKHIDRLKNKLLI; this is encoded by the coding sequence ATGTCTGGAACCTCAATGGACGGAATGGATGCTGTTTTATTTTCCTATCAAAGCAATGAAGAAAACAGTTCTCCCCATTTAGAAATCATAGCCTCACACCAAGTACCTTATAGTCAAGCATTTAGACAGCGTTTATTGGATTGCATTGATGCACGTAATTTAGAAGAAAGCTGTGAATTAAGCTCTTACTGGGCACAGCTGGCTATTGAAACCATCCATGACCTTTTAAAAAAATCCAAACGCCGTCCGCATGATGTTGATGTTATCGCGAGCCATGGACAGACTCTGCTTCATCACCCCTCAAAATTACCACATCTTAATTTTGGCTATACTTTACAAATTGGCTCACCCAGCTTTATTGCTCAACACACTGGAATTACCTGTGTTGGCAATTTTAGACAAAGCGATATAGCCCAAGGGGGTCAAGGAGCACCACTTTTACCTACAGGTCACGCTATATTGTTTAAGCCGGATTCAGGATACAGAAGCATTCATAATTTAGGAGGGATCAGTAACTTAACTTTACTCTCAAACAAAGGGGTTATCATGGCCTATGATACTGGCCCAGCCAATATGTGGATAGATGCTGCCTGCAGACATTACAGTAAAAATGAATACAGTTATGACCCGCATGGACAACTGGCCCAAAAAGGAACCGTTAACCCAAACATGGTCAAAGCCTTACTCAAACACCCTTACTTTAAAGAAAAAGCCCCAAAATCTACTGGTTATGAAACATTTGGAAAACATCACCTTGAAGCAATCTTTAAAAAATTTAATGCTTTAAGCTTAGAAGATGCTTTGGCCAGTGTCACCGATGCCACCGCAATCAGCATTGCTCAAGCCTACCAAAAAGATATATTTCCTAATTTTGACCCTCTTCATGAAATTGTATTCAGTGGTGGTGGCTGTTACAATTTTAGTTTAATTAAAAATATACAGCGTCATTTAGGTAAAAAAGTAACTCTCCAGTCTACTCAAGATTATGGCTGTGCACCTAATTTAACTGAAGCTGTTGGCTTTGGGGTCTTGGCAGTTGAATTTTTACGAGGCAAGCCCAACATTGACCAAGTCGTAACTGGGGCACAAAAAAACTCGATCGGCGGCGAGCTGGCTTGGGGATCTGATCCAAAACATATTGACAGATTAAAAAACAAGTTGTTAATCTAA
- a CDS encoding TIGR03663 family protein encodes MFKELITQIKKRKLVGIFIVGVFLLLCFTRFYQLGDKPYHHDESLYAKYSYDYATQNFYRFNPILHGPMLFTVQALCFKVFGDSDFTGRLGSALSGIILIYLSCFLLFLLFKSLKPVLAFLTLTTLSPTLSYFSRFLGMDMLLSMLFVACLAALYQFLHSKKSFYLFNSFIFASFMVCTKLNYLFYFFFLFSFLLVLYCYKRESFSNIHQTLKSYFTEHRYIKISFLIAIPIVIFSLLYSGFGQHWPGVLDGLYREMLPYWINQHKIQRIRGPFHYYLPLLLQYELPVVLGMVYYFIKIITSSKASIRQSLWVFLICSIVFVLIKVFWETTFSSLLSIFHFSQAYHFLILAFYIFAGFSMTLYHLKNKQHFYAFCIFWFWVSLSLYSYAGEKVPWLLVHILVPGFLYLAPQISKTVNNSLNHVLQKRLLGLGLVILISWQLFNVYRANFIFSAHPKNLLAFTHTSWETKTMVNKLLACKKTNPDIKIETLNAASSIWPLSWYLRHYHGWYTVNQNPSLDSRIFIQDWSRRETLQHPQLSQYTPYRYKLREWMVPHQTYSDFSAYLKYLFFWQAKDPEGSLDSVVYVHPNALDCWINHGKQR; translated from the coding sequence ATGTTTAAAGAACTCATCACGCAAATAAAAAAAAGAAAATTGGTCGGTATTTTTATTGTCGGTGTTTTTTTATTGTTATGCTTTACGCGGTTTTATCAATTGGGAGACAAACCCTACCACCACGATGAATCACTGTATGCAAAATACTCTTATGATTATGCCACACAAAATTTTTACCGCTTTAACCCTATTCTTCATGGACCCATGCTTTTTACAGTACAAGCTTTGTGCTTCAAAGTTTTTGGCGACTCAGATTTTACCGGCAGACTTGGCAGTGCCTTATCAGGAATAATCCTGATTTATTTATCGTGTTTTTTATTGTTTTTACTTTTTAAAAGCCTCAAGCCAGTTTTGGCTTTTCTGACCTTAACAACACTCTCTCCTACCCTAAGTTATTTTTCCAGGTTTTTAGGCATGGATATGCTGCTGAGTATGTTGTTTGTTGCCTGCCTTGCAGCTCTTTATCAGTTTTTACACAGCAAAAAATCGTTTTATCTATTCAACAGCTTTATCTTTGCCTCATTCATGGTTTGCACAAAACTCAACTACTTATTTTATTTTTTCTTTTTATTCAGTTTTCTTCTTGTTTTATACTGCTACAAACGTGAAAGTTTCAGCAATATTCATCAGACTCTGAAATCTTATTTTACTGAGCACAGGTATATTAAAATAAGCTTTCTCATTGCCATACCGATTGTGATTTTTTCCCTCCTTTACTCTGGTTTTGGTCAACACTGGCCAGGTGTTTTAGATGGGCTTTACCGAGAAATGCTACCATACTGGATCAATCAACATAAAATTCAACGTATTCGAGGCCCCTTTCATTACTACCTACCTTTGCTTTTACAATACGAATTGCCTGTTGTTTTGGGAATGGTGTACTATTTTATCAAAATCATCACTTCTTCTAAAGCCTCTATACGTCAAAGTCTTTGGGTTTTTCTGATTTGCAGCATTGTTTTCGTTTTAATTAAGGTGTTTTGGGAAACAACTTTTTCTTCTCTTTTGAGTATCTTTCACTTTAGTCAAGCCTACCATTTTCTTATTTTAGCTTTTTATATTTTTGCTGGGTTTTCCATGACCCTTTACCACTTAAAAAACAAGCAACACTTTTATGCGTTTTGTATCTTTTGGTTTTGGGTTTCTTTAAGCCTATACAGTTACGCAGGAGAAAAAGTGCCTTGGCTGCTGGTTCATATTCTTGTTCCAGGATTTTTATACCTAGCTCCACAGATCAGCAAGACTGTTAACAACAGCTTAAACCATGTTCTTCAAAAAAGACTCTTAGGCTTAGGTCTGGTTATCCTTATCAGTTGGCAATTGTTTAATGTATATCGAGCTAATTTTATTTTTAGCGCGCACCCAAAAAATTTACTGGCCTTTACCCATACCTCCTGGGAAACTAAAACCATGGTCAACAAACTGTTGGCGTGCAAAAAAACCAATCCAGATATAAAAATTGAAACCCTAAATGCCGCATCAAGTATATGGCCCTTATCTTGGTATCTAAGACATTATCATGGCTGGTATACGGTCAATCAAAATCCAAGTTTGGATAGCCGTATTTTTATTCAAGACTGGAGCAGACGAGAAACCCTTCAACATCCACAATTGAGTCAATATACACCCTATCGATATAAACTTAGAGAATGGATGGTCCCTCATCAAACCTACAGTGACTTCAGTGCATATTTAAAGTATCTGTTTTTTTGGCAAGCCAAAGACCCAGAAGGTTCACTGGATAGCGTTGTTTATGTTCACCCCAATGCTTTAGACTGTTGGATTAACCATGGCAAACAACGCTGA
- the hemW gene encoding radical SAM family heme chaperone HemW has translation MANNAEPLSIYIHIPFCRYKCPYCDFFVLANKTEDHHHNYIHSIEKEIKLYRLLPFSESPSIQSVYFGGGTPSLIDPQLIHRLLKSLHHQFKFDFENVEISLEANPEDITLDKAKAWKTMGINRITLGVQSLKAQELTFLGREHQCQQALNAIDLLNQVGLNNIGIDLIYQLPQQSLNDFKSTLDLLFSHQFTHLSLYGLTIEPKTPFAKQVNAKQWLPLAEEPCEQLFFLAKDYLSKKKFQQYEISNFAQVGYRSKHNQCYWQHQAYWGLGASAHSYIPKNNQTHQSAKRWWNPKNLTQYYQAVDQQHYPYEHEILNEKQNLIEYIYTHLRTRGIELIYIKQYLNTNQQQAAWQSLVQDLIKQHYAEQNASHLFLTAQGQIRSDWICQELISILT, from the coding sequence ATGGCAAACAACGCTGAGCCCTTAAGTATTTATATTCATATTCCTTTTTGTCGATACAAATGCCCTTATTGCGACTTTTTTGTTCTAGCCAACAAAACAGAAGATCATCATCACAACTATATTCACTCTATTGAAAAAGAAATTAAACTTTACCGACTATTACCTTTTAGCGAATCGCCTTCTATCCAAAGCGTTTATTTTGGCGGTGGAACACCAAGCTTAATTGACCCTCAATTGATCCATCGCTTATTAAAATCATTGCATCATCAATTTAAATTTGATTTTGAAAACGTTGAAATTTCTCTAGAAGCCAACCCAGAAGACATCACCTTGGACAAAGCCAAAGCTTGGAAAACAATGGGCATTAACCGAATAACTTTAGGTGTTCAGAGTTTAAAAGCTCAAGAACTCACCTTCCTAGGTCGAGAACATCAATGCCAACAAGCTCTAAACGCAATAGATCTTCTTAATCAAGTTGGTCTTAACAATATTGGAATTGACTTGATCTATCAATTGCCCCAGCAAAGTTTAAATGATTTCAAAAGCACTCTTGATTTATTATTTAGCCACCAATTCACTCACCTATCTTTGTATGGCCTAACCATAGAGCCTAAAACCCCCTTTGCAAAACAGGTCAATGCAAAACAATGGCTGCCCTTAGCCGAAGAGCCGTGCGAACAATTATTTTTTCTAGCCAAAGACTATTTATCCAAAAAAAAATTTCAACAGTATGAGATTTCTAATTTTGCGCAAGTTGGTTACAGGTCAAAACACAATCAATGTTACTGGCAGCATCAAGCATACTGGGGACTAGGAGCATCGGCTCATTCATATATACCCAAAAACAATCAAACTCATCAATCCGCCAAACGTTGGTGGAACCCAAAAAATTTAACACAGTATTATCAAGCCGTTGATCAGCAACATTACCCCTACGAACATGAAATTCTAAATGAAAAGCAAAACTTAATAGAATATATTTATACCCACTTAAGAACCCGTGGAATTGAGCTTATTTATATCAAGCAATATCTAAATACAAATCAACAACAGGCCGCTTGGCAAAGCCTTGTTCAAGATTTGATCAAGCAACATTACGCTGAACAAAACGCAAGCCATTTATTCCTAACTGCACAGGGTCAAATTCGCTCAGATTGGATTTGCCAAGAGCTTATTAGTATCTTAACTTAA
- a CDS encoding PilZ domain-containing protein — MKKAKEKRSKPRIEAKVQVILQGEDHIHTVTGDLSKTGIFLKTLFPFAKVGEKLSLKIALADDDHFFKLKGSVVRVNPMNQVDKPAGLAVAFNKIDPRYSRNFENMLLQLFKGKGLGCRKYPRAQVDLDIELSSKDHSHQALTHNISMGGLFIKTEHLNDFKLGDKVKINIIHPSTKRKFLVHGEVVHLKQSEHLKGVGIKLVKLSNKRKEDLLIYFKSILSYQKRK, encoded by the coding sequence ATGAAAAAAGCCAAAGAAAAACGCAGTAAACCCCGCATAGAAGCCAAAGTACAAGTTATTTTGCAAGGGGAAGATCACATTCACACCGTAACTGGCGATTTGAGTAAAACGGGTATTTTTCTAAAAACCTTATTTCCTTTTGCCAAAGTGGGAGAAAAATTAAGCTTAAAGATAGCTCTTGCTGATGATGATCATTTCTTTAAACTTAAAGGTAGCGTTGTTAGAGTCAACCCCATGAATCAAGTAGATAAGCCAGCAGGATTAGCGGTTGCATTCAATAAGATTGATCCCCGTTACTCTAGAAACTTTGAAAATATGCTCTTACAGCTCTTTAAAGGCAAAGGCCTGGGCTGTCGCAAGTATCCCAGAGCACAAGTTGACCTAGACATTGAACTGAGTTCAAAGGATCACTCTCACCAAGCTTTAACCCATAATATTAGTATGGGAGGCTTATTTATAAAAACAGAACACCTCAATGATTTCAAATTGGGAGATAAGGTAAAAATCAATATCATCCACCCCTCTACCAAAAGAAAATTTTTGGTTCATGGTGAAGTTGTCCATCTCAAGCAGTCTGAGCACTTAAAAGGGGTAGGTATAAAGCTGGTTAAATTGTCGAATAAGCGCAAAGAAGATTTACTGATCTATTTTAAGAGTATTCTTAGTTATCAAAAAAGAAAATAG
- the def gene encoding peptide deformylase, with product MALREVLTFPNPILLKRSQDVEVFDDDLQTLVEDMHETMLHENGIGLAAPQIGILKRLIVIQIPESEDDEGEFFAFCNPVIKEKRGEAKIEEGCLSLPEFYVEVDRAKEITLEAYTPKGKKIRLEADGLLAICIQHEIDHLDGKLLVNYVSSMKRDLYKKQVSHKV from the coding sequence ATGGCTTTACGAGAAGTATTAACCTTTCCTAACCCTATTTTATTAAAACGCTCACAAGATGTTGAGGTTTTTGATGATGACCTACAAACCCTTGTAGAAGACATGCATGAGACTATGCTCCATGAAAATGGTATTGGTCTGGCAGCTCCGCAAATTGGTATTTTGAAACGACTTATTGTTATTCAAATCCCCGAAAGCGAAGACGATGAGGGAGAGTTTTTTGCTTTTTGCAATCCCGTCATCAAAGAAAAACGTGGAGAGGCTAAAATAGAAGAAGGCTGCCTGAGTTTACCTGAATTTTATGTTGAAGTTGATCGAGCCAAAGAAATCACGCTTGAAGCTTATACGCCAAAAGGTAAAAAAATCAGGCTTGAAGCCGATGGGCTGTTAGCCATTTGTATTCAACATGAAATTGATCACTTGGATGGTAAACTTTTGGTCAATTATGTCAGCTCGATGAAACGTGACCTCTACAAAAAACAAGTTTCCCATAAGGTATAG
- the fmt gene encoding methionyl-tRNA formyltransferase, with translation MHPKTQRIVFFGTPEFAVPCLQAIIDSGRDVVQVITQPDKPKGRGKQLAAPAVKIYCQQQNIPYLQPKKIKTEAFYTQLEQFSADIFVVVAFGRIFTPRHLNICPYTLNVHASLLPKWRGASPIQRSLQYGDKQTGISIMQLVEELDAGDVMYQAAINITPNMRFEDLSQKLSLLGADSIVKALDLIDQDKSHFKQQDHDQASFCPPIKVEEAHIDWQQNSLDIHNLIRAFHLWPGAFCFDGQNRIKILHSQLSDPPEHWRNENNYSCGQLVYGKKQLWVKTADAWLEVLEVQMPGKKQVPTPAFLAGYKNKNIQSWQ, from the coding sequence TTGCACCCTAAAACTCAACGCATTGTATTTTTTGGAACGCCTGAGTTTGCAGTACCCTGCCTACAAGCCATTATTGACTCTGGTAGAGATGTTGTTCAGGTCATTACCCAGCCTGACAAACCCAAAGGTAGAGGTAAGCAATTGGCAGCTCCAGCAGTTAAAATATATTGCCAACAACAAAACATCCCTTATCTTCAACCCAAAAAAATAAAAACCGAAGCTTTTTACACTCAATTGGAGCAATTCAGTGCTGACATCTTTGTTGTGGTTGCTTTTGGCAGAATTTTTACACCTCGTCATTTAAACATTTGTCCTTATACACTGAATGTTCATGCCTCTTTATTACCCAAATGGCGCGGGGCTTCCCCTATTCAGAGATCTTTACAATATGGCGACAAACAGACTGGCATCTCTATCATGCAATTGGTAGAAGAATTGGATGCCGGAGATGTTATGTACCAAGCTGCAATAAACATCACCCCCAACATGCGTTTTGAAGATTTATCACAGAAGCTATCCTTACTAGGTGCAGATTCCATCGTTAAAGCGTTAGATTTGATTGATCAAGACAAATCACACTTTAAACAACAGGATCATGATCAAGCCAGCTTTTGCCCGCCTATCAAGGTGGAAGAAGCACATATTGATTGGCAACAAAACAGTTTGGACATTCACAACCTCATTCGCGCTTTCCATCTTTGGCCCGGTGCTTTTTGCTTTGATGGCCAGAATAGAATTAAAATCTTACACAGTCAGTTATCTGACCCACCTGAGCATTGGCGAAATGAAAATAATTACAGCTGCGGTCAACTTGTTTATGGGAAAAAGCAACTTTGGGTCAAAACGGCTGATGCTTGGTTAGAAGTCTTGGAAGTTCAAATGCCCGGTAAAAAGCAAGTGCCTACACCGGCCTTTCTTGCTGGATATAAAAATAAAAATATCCAGTCTTGGCAATGA